A genomic stretch from Aedes albopictus strain Foshan chromosome 2, AalbF5, whole genome shotgun sequence includes:
- the LOC109399253 gene encoding NADH dehydrogenase [ubiquinone] 1 beta subcomplex subunit 11, mitochondrial encodes MSGLIRLNSSALLVRNLLQQSVRNARLISSSQKNRDAATIDVSKKAAAKPAEPAAAAAASTNKNWVSYGFDYKSETEDRNSMHSSFFFTVTLCLVFGTFYWAYLPDPQLQDWSQREAYLELRRREAAGLEPISKDFIDPAQIVLPSDEELGDTEIVI; translated from the coding sequence ATGTCCGGCCTGATCCGGTTGAACAGCAGCGCCCTGCTGGTGCGAAACCTTCTCCAGCAATCGGTCCGCAACGCGCGGCTAATTTCGTCGTCCCAGAAGAATCGTGATGCGGCCACCATCGACGTGAGCAAGAAGGCCGCTGCAAAGCCAGCCGAacccgccgctgctgctgctgcctccACCAACAAGAATTGGGTAAGCTATGGGTTCGACTACAAATCGGAAACGGAGGACCGGAACTCGATGCACTCGTCGTTCTTTTTCACCGTCACGCTGTGCTTGGTGTTCGGTACGTTCTACTGGGCGTACCTGCCCGATCCGCAGCTGCAGGATTGGTCCCAGCGAGAGGCCTACCTGGAGCTGAGACGTCGCGAAGCTGCCGGGTTGGAACCCATCAGCAAGGACTTCATCGACCCGGCCCAGATCGTTCTACCGTCGGATGAGGAGCTCGGCGATACGGAAATTGTCATCTAA